Genomic DNA from Sardina pilchardus chromosome 4, fSarPil1.1, whole genome shotgun sequence:
TACTACTACGCTATTCAGTGGGCCATCTGATGACGCCTGCAAGAGGTCTAGGGTGCTGATGTCGTTCATGGCTAATAAATTAACGTTTGGACTCAATACATGCTGGCTATGGGCTCTACTAAGAGAATTTCAGGTAGGCTAGCTTATAtttaagaaataataaaaaaggcagACTACATGCCATGATAAATATTACCAGAACTGATTGAATGTTAAATAGATCGTTTGCAAGTTATGCTAAAGTTACAATTATCAGCGTGAACATTGAGTcatcttgcaaacagacagacaaacaagcaaaccccgatgaaaacatatacctccgtcaaggaggttTCTATGCTTACTGTCGCTTTGCCTCGTCAAAattcagtgttgaaaaaatagttttccCAATTAGCCTACAGGATACAACACACTCGTTTCACTTCGGTTTGTGGATACGATTGGTGCTGATCATGGTGTTTTCAATCACATTCGCTGACCTCTCGGTCTTTGAATTCTTTGTAAAGGTCGGGATGTCTGTCCGCAAGGTGCTGTGCGAAGTTGGACGTTGCCtgcatgcttttgtttacatctcttgtgtctgtgggctTGCCTTCACTGTCGACACATGCGAAATAGCTCCAGACTTCAGTTCGCCCGTCTATTTGATCAACAAGCCGAGGACGGTCGGCAGGCGCTCTTGAACCTgtagccatctctctccctctcactcaatcACAGCCTGTTGctgcgtgcacacactgtggctgCGTGTGAGAGGGGAAAGTTAGCCATGCCCACTAGTCTCTGCGTTCAAGGAGCATGACTGAGAGTTGGAGCAGCTCCTTGCACAGACACGGAAAGTTATTTTTTAATAAAGTATCGGTTCTAAAAACGTCGGAAATCGTATCGTTTTTTGCGTTAAGGCATCGTGATACCTTTCTAGTATCGGTATATCGTGCAACACTAGTTCAAAATAAAAGCTCAACTGATGAACCAGGAATTTTATAAAACCATTGAAATGTATGACATGACTCCCTTTAAAGACTAAACTGGTAGCATGTGAAAGGCTATAATTATCAGGAATCCTTTATTAGTTTATTTACAATTATTTGTATGAAATATTTATCTTTGCAGCTGTGGCAAGAGTAATCAATAGACAGCATGTCATCGGGGGACACTCTTTTAAAGTGTTCCCGTACTTTGACTCTTTGGGTGCGGCGGTGTATGGAAAAGACCGGCCCACCTGGAAACTTCCTGATGCCTTCACAGGGGACATTGGCTTTGCTTTGCAAAAGTGCCTGCAAGAAAACCCTGAGTGTAGTGCGCTGATCAACCAGGAGATGGCCAAGCTTTTCTGTGAAGTCAATATCCAGCTTACGCCCGTGAAGATCAGCCCCTTACCGTCCTTGCTCCAGCAGAAAAAACAAACGGCCAAGCTCGTTCGCTCTTGGAGAGAACAGGCCACTTCTGGATTTAAAGAGTTGCTCTCAAGGTTCAAGTGCCTTCAACTGCGTGTGCCAGCTGTTGCGTGGAAAGAGTCAGAAGTGGCGATTCAAGAAGTCATTCAGCACAAGGCTGTGTCACTGGTCCTGGATCAGTCTCAAGAATGTATGACGGTGGCAGGTCTGCCTGAGACCGTAGATGGCCTTGGTGATTTAAATGCGATTGTGAAGAAAATTACTAAAAAGGCAGAAAGGGAATTAGGTAGCCAGACTATAGAGGTCCCTGTGGCGTCATCAGTGTACCAGCTCCTGGAACATGGCTTACAGCAGAAAATTGCAAATGATTTCCCAGAGCTTAAGTTCAGATACAATAAGTCAACTCAAAACATTGAATTGTATGGACTTCAAGATGAAAACTTGTCATCAAAGGCTTACATTTTAGAGGAGGTGTTGACTTTTTCCCAGAATGGGAAGCCAGTAGATCTTGATGATAGTGTCATACAGTTCTTGTCTGAAGGAGACCAGGAAGAGCTAAATGAACAATTATTCACGTCACAGGGAATTAGTGCTGCACTGGAAATGAATGCGAACAGAGTTACTCTCCTGGCTAAAACAGAGGAGGCAGTGAAGGATGGAGAGCGTCAACTAGAGAAGCTTTTGAAACACAAATGCATTGAGGTAGAAGATCTCAATGTATTCAGAATGACCGAGTGGCAACAGTTAGTGGATAGTTTGCAAGCACCCCCCAATCAGCCAAAAAGGAGAGTGTCAGTGCATACTGCAGGTGTGCTAGTTATGGTCTCTGGCTTTGTTGAAGCAGTTGATGCTGTACAGAAACAGTTACATGATTTTGTACATGACAACTCCTCCATAACCAGAACTGTGGTGGACAAAAAGATCATTATCAAATTTGTGCGTGAAATGAAAAAAGATGTATTGAATGATATGATCAAAGAGGACATTAAAATTGATTTCAAGGAGGATTCCGTTTCTCTGACTGGACCCAGATTCCTTGTGGAAGAGTACGTGCAGAAAATCCAAGATCTGATCTCAACTGTCCATCATGATGTTCTGCGAGTGGCCAAACCTGGAGCGAAAAAGTCTTTCATGGACAAAGGGCTCATTTACGAGAGCACGGCAATCAGCAAATGGCGCTGTCTAGTCCAGCTGGAGGATGACCGGGACACACCTCAAATGGACGCCTCAGGAGGACCCGAGAGCAAGCCCGCTTATCACCTGCAAACACCCGATGGCGTGGAGATCAGCGTCTTCAAGGCCGACTTGTGCTCGTTCAGAGTAGAGGCTGTCGTCAATGCTGCTAACGAGACCCTTCGGCATGACGGGGGTCTGGCAGGGGCCATCCTCCAGGCTGCTGGTCCTCAGCTCCAGCAGATGTGCGACCAGATCATCTCCAGCCGCGGGCGACTGGCCACGGGGGACGTAGTCGTCACGGCAGCAGGTGGGCGACTCCGGTGCGAACACATCATCCACGCCGTCGGACCCAAGTTCAGCAGCAACAATCCACAAAGGGCTGCCGGCTTACTGAAAAGGGCGATTAAAGGCTGTttaggagaggcagagaagtaTAAGATCCACTCTTTAGCAATTCCAGCCATAAGCTCCGGTACGTTTGGATTCCCGCTGAACCTCTGTGCAGAGTCCATCGTCGGGGCAATAAAGGAGCATTGTGAAGACATGTATGGTGACGGCCTACTTAAAAAAATACATCTAGTCAACAAGGACGACATGACTGTCCAGGCCATGGAGACTGCTGTGAGAAAGATTTTTGACCGACCTGCGCATCGCCAGACGGACACCGGAAGCCAGGCCAGAGCAGGACCAAGCCAAGGACCGAGCCAACGCCGCGGAGAAGCTCCTACGAGCAGTACGACTCAGAGTGTGCAGACAAAAGAGGGACTGATCATCACACTGTTGAAAGGAAACATCCAGGATACAACAGTGAGTCACGTGTttgagatgtttttgttttttgatgaTTCAGATATTCAGTAACTGTACTCTGAACTCGTAATTTGTAACTGTATGCTTCTAATAATATCAATGTCTGCAGACGGATGTGGTGGTGAACTCTGTGGGTGGTGGCCTGAGGCTCGATCAAGGGGCCGTTTCGAATGCCCTGTTCAGAGCAGCAGGACCAGAGCTTCAGAATCTGGTGGATCAGAAGGCAGCACCTCCAGCCAATGAAGGAGATGTTATTATCACAGAGGGCTGCAACCTTAGAAGCCAAATGGTGTTCCATGCTGTTGCTCCGAAGTGGGATGGAGGCCAAGGCCACGCACAGAAGGTACCTCTACGTCTCAGTCTGTTTTTGAGGTAGATAGTACATCTTTGGTTATTCAAAATAGAAATGTCTGCCAGAACATTAGTCACTGTTAGGAATCATGATGACCATTTCTTGTATTTCGTATGGAGTGACGCTGCCTGATGTTGCCCGATGTTTTGAGTTGCGCATTCTCACACCTGGTCATTGGTTCCAAAAACCAGACTTGTTTAACATGTAGACGGCAGTATTTCTACAACAAATAAGTTCAGGATGTATGTCCTCCTTATACAGTATTTTTGTAGAAGTTAGCGGAAAATAAATACTAAATGTAGAAACTCAGTTTTTGGAGCCAGAAGGCATAAGCCACATGTGAGTATACACAACTCACATCGAACAGTGACATGGAGCACCAACAGAGGGCTAATTGTTGAATAACCCACAGGTTTTGCGCGACATCGTAGATGTCTGTCTCGCACATGCAGAGCAGCACCGGCACAGCTCTCTGACCTTCCCCGCCATCGGCACTGGAAACCTGGGCTTTCCCAGAGATGAGGTGGCCAAACTCATGCTGGACGTTGTCTCCAATTTCAGCCAGAAAAGAAGTTCAAATAATGTGCAAGAGGTGGTGTTCATGCTCCACCCTAGCGACACTCACACTACACAGGTAAGGAGCCAAAACAAAAATCTGCGCATCTTTGTTTATGTGGTTAATACGAACAAGTAGCGTCTAATCAGTGTTTGTtgccattgttgttgtttgttgtttatgaCATTGTATCTCTCAGGCATTAGAGAGCCGGTGAGATTATTTTTGTATGG
This window encodes:
- the parp14rs1 gene encoding poly(ADP-ribose) polymerase family member 14-related sequence 1 isoform X2, whose product is MDDDFTFPVLVEGEWDPALSNLKNKLTIYFQSKKSNGGDCCVQHDVSDGQRAVVSFKTEQVRQSVLAKCPHKLKIGQHALNLLVRLPHGTPDIEKSCGDVEGSEDTREDKPLPPEEPLKEVEEDPEEEVEEQKEDHDSLAVAAVLGNTEGRRQEFLEMLVENILKGHDPSSWSVEIIPDISSAVVMFDNAEVAQQFVKTCPSNKMFNSKKLTTRLLEVPVKVRAEDIISDITSDHLQLYFQRDEEVKEDVEMLEEEQAAIVTFSDPRAVARVINRQHVIGGHSFKVFPYFDSLGAAVYGKDRPTWKLPDAFTGDIGFALQKCLQENPECSALINQEMAKLFCEVNIQLTPVKISPLPSLLQQKKQTAKLVRSWREQATSGFKELLSRFKCLQLRVPAVAWKESEVAIQEVIQHKAVSLVLDQSQECMTVAGLPETVDGLGDLNAIVKKITKKAERELGSQTIEVPVASSVYQLLEHGLQQKIANDFPELKFRYNKSTQNIELYGLQDENLSSKAYILEEVLTFSQNGKPVDLDDSVIQFLSEGDQEELNEQLFTSQGISAALEMNANRVTLLAKTEEAVKDGERQLEKLLKHKCIEVEDLNVFRMTEWQQLVDSLQAPPNQPKRRVSVHTAGVLVMVSGFVEAVDAVQKQLHDFVHDNSSITRTVVDKKIIIKFVREMKKDVLNDMIKEDIKIDFKEDSVSLTGPRFLVEEYVQKIQDLISTVHHDVLRVAKPGAKKSFMDKGLIYESTAISKWRCLVQLEDDRDTPQMDASGGPESKPAYHLQTPDGVEISVFKADLCSFRVEAVVNAANETLRHDGGLAGAILQAAGPQLQQMCDQIISSRGRLATGDVVVTAAGGRLRCEHIIHAVGPKFSSNNPQRAAGLLKRAIKGCLGEAEKYKIHSLAIPAISSGTFGFPLNLCAESIVGAIKEHCEDMYGDGLLKKIHLVNKDDMTVQAMETAVRKIFDRPAHRQTDTGSQARAGPSQGPSQRRGEAPTSSTTQSVQTKEGLIITLLKGNIQDTTTDVVVNSVGGGLRLDQGAVSNALFRAAGPELQNLVDQKAAPPANEGDVIITEGCNLRSQMVFHAVAPKWDGGQGHAQKVLRDIVDVCLAHAEQHRHSSLTFPAIGTGNLGFPRDEVAKLMLDVVSNFSQKRSSNNVQEVVFMLHPSDTHTTQAFTDEFNQRFLNQGASSQAKGPFSKITSPSPGLYQTTVGEVVLQITTGDITKENSDVIVNSSNDTFTLNSGVSKAILDAAGPTVMLECQQQGAQPGRAMIMTQPGNLRCKKILHLHGQTKPQLIQKVVGDAISLSIQNNMRSISFPALGTGQGNVAPGLVADAMLDAVVDVVGQKPATSLQLIRIVIFQAPMLAEFHKSMQKKEGSNKPVTEGMGAKILSSLKSFFTGPKVKDAKSQRSEDFAFECKVLVPAFFHICGESQANIDDVKKWIEELISQESFTDTITDETLLNLPDSDMKIIQDLQEKYDVKMTMTTNSQQAMLGTDDATLTFEGLSRDVATSSREVQKILSKVRERESLERQMELTSNLVEWQYQHQGQYHAFDPQNNLRLEQGKNRKQRHVDVTIQGQKYTASLPDGPAVDIRGNQVKLKRVDKLEGDTSVPDNWDDMPPNSQCQVFPLQNNNQEYVTVQNLFLQSCRNAILKIERVQNPYLWKNYEIKKQAMEVKNGHKNNERQLFHGTSQPTINHINQNGFNRSYAGKNAAAYGNGTYFAVNARYSAANTYSVPDARGQKYMYLCRVLTGDFTRGQGGMVVPPAKNNTTADLYDTVTDNPGAPTMFVVFNDIQAYPEYLITFK